Proteins from a single region of Struthio camelus isolate bStrCam1 chromosome W, bStrCam1.hap1, whole genome shotgun sequence:
- the LOC104150276 gene encoding complex III assembly factor LYRM7 isoform X8: MASRGQVLKLFKLLHRTRQEVFKNDTRALEAARQKINEEFKNNRNETSAAKINECLYRGKICYKTTLLTLINQQKSISPEENMPFSPKG; this comes from the exons GTTTTGAAGCTTTTTAAATTGTTGCACAGAACCCGacaagaggtttttaaaaatgataCCAGAGCCTTAGAAG CTGCAAGACAAAAGATAAACGAAGAATTCAAAAATAACCGAAATGAGACATCTGCAGCGAAAATAAATGAG TGCTTGTACCGAGGAAAGATCTGCTACAAGACAACACTCCTTACTTTGATAAACCAACAAAAAAGCATCAGTCCTGAGGAAAATATGCCCTTCTCCCCCAAAGGTTAA
- the LOC104150276 gene encoding complex III assembly factor LYRM7 isoform X5, which produces MASRGQVLKLFKLLHRTRQEVFKNDTRALEAARQKINEEFKNNRNETSAAKINELMKIASDVEVILRTSVIQAVHTDTDKILLVPRKDLLQDNTPYFDKPTKKHQS; this is translated from the exons GTTTTGAAGCTTTTTAAATTGTTGCACAGAACCCGacaagaggtttttaaaaatgataCCAGAGCCTTAGAAG CTGCAAGACAAAAGATAAACGAAGAATTCAAAAATAACCGAAATGAGACATCTGCAGCGAAAATAAATGAG cttATGAAAATAGCTTCAGATGTGGAAGTGATTCTCAGAACTTCTGTTATTCAGGCAGTTCACACAGATACTGACAAAATAC TGCTTGTACCGAGGAAAGATCTGCTACAAGACAACACTCCTTACTTTGATAAACCAACAAAAAAGCATCAGTCCTGA
- the LOC104150276 gene encoding complex III assembly factor LYRM7 isoform X3 — MRKYLKLCLLKVLKLFKLLHRTRQEVFKNDTRALEAARQKINEEFKNNRNETSAAKINELMKIASDVEVILRTSVIQAVHTDTDKILLVPRKDLLQDNTPYFDKPTKKHQS; from the exons GTTTTGAAGCTTTTTAAATTGTTGCACAGAACCCGacaagaggtttttaaaaatgataCCAGAGCCTTAGAAG CTGCAAGACAAAAGATAAACGAAGAATTCAAAAATAACCGAAATGAGACATCTGCAGCGAAAATAAATGAG cttATGAAAATAGCTTCAGATGTGGAAGTGATTCTCAGAACTTCTGTTATTCAGGCAGTTCACACAGATACTGACAAAATAC TGCTTGTACCGAGGAAAGATCTGCTACAAGACAACACTCCTTACTTTGATAAACCAACAAAAAAGCATCAGTCCTGA
- the LOC104150276 gene encoding complex III assembly factor LYRM7 isoform X7: MASRGQVLKLFKLLHRTRQEVFKNDTRALEAARQKINEEFKNNRNETSAAKINELMKIASDVEVILRTSVIQAVHTDTDKIRLLKGKKLKEIF; encoded by the exons GTTTTGAAGCTTTTTAAATTGTTGCACAGAACCCGacaagaggtttttaaaaatgataCCAGAGCCTTAGAAG CTGCAAGACAAAAGATAAACGAAGAATTCAAAAATAACCGAAATGAGACATCTGCAGCGAAAATAAATGAG cttATGAAAATAGCTTCAGATGTGGAAGTGATTCTCAGAACTTCTGTTATTCAGGCAGTTCACACAGATACTGACAAAATAC ggcttttaaagggaaaaaagctgaagGAGATATTCTGA